TCTCATATTAGAAAAAATATTGTCAATTGGTACCCCTTTAAACAAGGGGCTAGGATATTAGAGATCGGCGCAGGAATGGGGGCTATTACAGGTACACTTTGTGATAATGCTAGTCATGTAACAGCGATAGAATTATCTAAACGAAGAGCAGAGGCTATTGCAATTAGAAATTGTAATAGAGACAATTTAGAAATAATTGTGGGGAATTTAAACGATATTGAACTACCCTATAAATACGATTATATTACTTTAATTGGTGTGTTGGAATATGCTGAGTCATTTACTCATGAAGAACAACCTTATAACGAATTCTTGAAGAAAATCAGTAGGTTTCTTGCTCCTGATGGTAAGCTTTTAATAGCTATCGAAAATAGATTGGGACTTAAATATTGGTGTGGTGCTGAAGAGGATCACACTAATATACAATATGATGGGATCTCTGGATATCCTTCTTCAAAGGGGGTAAGAACATTTGGGCGAAATGAACTTGAAACGTTATTAGTTTCTTCGGGGTTTAAGAGCAATCAATTTTATTATCCGTTACCAGATTATAAACTTCCACAGGTTATATTCTCAGATGATTATTTGCCCACTATTAAGAATTCGAAGAGATACAGACCTTTTTATGCTGGAATTGAAAATCTTCATTTGAGTGAACATAGTGCCATTGATGCTGTTATTGATAACAATTCGTTCCCTATGATGGCGAATTCTTTTTTTGTTGAAGCGACTTTTAACTATAATATAGATTCAAAAATTTCTTTTGTTACTTTTAACAACGATAGATTTGAACATTTGAGAGTGCATACAAGAATAGTAGACAATAAGAAAGTAGAGAAATTTTGTGATGAAAAGGCGTTGAAGCATTTAGAGGGAATCAAGGATAATAATTTTCAACTTACTAAATTGGGAATGCCAATGATCAAAGAAGCTATGATTAATAACCGAATAGTTAGTGATTTTATGCCTTATGAAACTGTTGAAGATAGAATTCTTGATTTGTTTAAAAACAGAAAAAAAG
This window of the Paenibacillus sp. FSL R10-2734 genome carries:
- a CDS encoding class I SAM-dependent methyltransferase, coding for MSAKDEFQNYTNLLNLKYYNGKDNYSDGDIEDEIINYLKESQGDDAKLDNIFEKDTRWPIIYHLSHIRKNIVNWYPFKQGARILEIGAGMGAITGTLCDNASHVTAIELSKRRAEAIAIRNCNRDNLEIIVGNLNDIELPYKYDYITLIGVLEYAESFTHEEQPYNEFLKKISRFLAPDGKLLIAIENRLGLKYWCGAEEDHTNIQYDGISGYPSSKGVRTFGRNELETLLVSSGFKSNQFYYPLPDYKLPQVIFSDDYLPTIKNSKRYRPFYAGIENLHLSEHSAIDAVIDNNSFPMMANSFFVEATFNYNIDSKISFVTFNNDRFEHLRVHTRIVDNKKVEKFCDEKALKHLEGIKDNNFQLTKLGMPMIKEAMINNRIVSDFMPYETVEDRILDLFKNRKKERAIEVIDQFWNMLVSCSTKKADDNSYFYMEGYIDLIFSNCFIKEEFFCFFDQEWKFEVIPTDFILYRAITNLYRFNSFIETIISMNELLSRYNIDEYKINHFKDLDERIMNRILDKHIVEYLETRSQFNDSNCIEESHSDQINKICNDYESEIKRIHEENSNELNNKNNQIKSIVEDYEKEIDRLQNVNNSRVQEIQGMNDSRIKEICSDYESEIARLNAIISEHSIEMSLIKESNKELELYKNETQQNYILVRKAWKSYFKK